The sequence tctgtgtgaaaaacttcctcctaatatccaacctagacctcccctgtctcagtttgaaaccattcccccttgtcctatcaccatccacccttgtaaacaaccGTTCCCCCCCCGGCTCCTCTCCCCCATCCGGTTTATACgttctcttcaagtactggaaggccgcaatgaggtctccccggaaCCTCCTCgtctccaagctaaacaagcccagtttcccTCAACccttcctcataggagaggtgctccagccctctgatcgtcttagtggccctcctctggacccgctccaagagctccccgtccttcctgtactgggggccccaggcctggacgcagtactccagatggggcctcacaagagccatgtagagggggacaatcacctccctctccctgctggccacctcctccttgagctcTGCACCATGCTGAGCAGATCTTCCGCCTGCTCACACCTCGCACAGGTGGAGTTCCCACTGCCCTcactgggcagcagcaggctcaggcactccctgcagccgGAGACCTGAACAGCTGCATCCTTGGGCAGGGCCTCCATCTGGGTCGCCACAGTCTTTGCGGGGCAAGCTTGTTGATCAGTGGAGACCGTGGTAGATCTGTGGTCTGGGAGACTGCCGGAACGTCAGCTGGTCTCCAGAGCAAGGAGGTTCAGTACTTCTGCGCCGTCCTGCACAAGCTACCACACCCGCTGCTTCAGTATGCCGTGGGAGCTGCGCACACACTGCCGCATTGAGGCCCTCCCATAAGCTTCTGCTAAGGCAAGGGGCGTGGATGCAGTTCCATTGCCCTGGCAACGCCGATGCCACATCAGCTACTCTCACGAGAACTGTCGGGCTGCTCTGTTGGCTTGGGGTTCCCCTGGTAAAGGAGCCCACCACAAGCCCCCTGTACCTTGCAATCAGGCGCTGCGGTTCTGGCCGGGGTGCCTCTGAAGCAGCTAACCTCGGCAGTCAAGGATTATGTCAAGTATTAtactgtgttatcttgcattccaatatcatatGTAGGAAATCGACTTTCCTCCTcacatggctgctgctgttttgtttttagtccCGTCACCCATCTCCCTactttcccccccttttcccctttccccgttcCTGGgatgtgggtctgtgggtcccccTTCCCCATTAGTCGTGGAAACAGGCTGTCCCTGACCCTTTTTATTCAGGCTGTTGGGCCTGTGGGCATGCTGTCCCCCGTCACGGGCACAGACAGATCTAAAGATAACTCCACGACAACCATCTGGGAAGGTGCTAAGGAGAAGACAACCCCGTGGTCTCAGCTCCTACCACTGCCCACCACAGGacaagcagagaagaatgaagcCAACATGTAGGGAGTATTTTTAAGGTTTATTGGTAGTAGTAGGAGTAGTAGGAGTAggagtagtagtagtagtagtagtagtagtataTACATTTTTGCCACTTGGAAGCACAGCCGTCACGTGGGGATGGGACACGgctgcttctgtgctgtctTTGGCAGTGGCTGTGGGGATGTCTTCTCTGATGCTGGACCCGGGAGTGGTTTTGTGCCCGGGCTGGTCCACAGGAGTATGATGGCAACACTTGTGGAGTATCTGCacggtttattttctttgccgCTTGCAATCACAGCCATCACGTGGAGCTGGAACACGGTGGCTGCTTCAGCGCCGTCTTCGGGACTGGCTGCGGGGAGGTCTTCCGCGATGTTGGGCCCGGGAGCGGCTTCGTGCCCGGGCTGGTCCCCGCTGCCTGGACCGGCTCCCACGGCCTCCTCGGGGCCGGCTGCGGGAAGCTGAAGCGCGACGCCCCACTGGGGATCGGCTTCGAGTGTGGGCCCGCCCTCTCTGCCTGGATTGTCTCCTGCgtgcaggcagaggggaagccCTCGAGGACCTCGGTCGTGCTGGTGTGGCCGAGGTGCGTGTGCTTCTCTGGGCCCTTGGGGTTGTTGCATGGCTCCCAGCGGGATGTCTTCGGGGCCGACTCTGGGAGCCCGAGGCCTGGCCTTGCAACGGGGAACGGCTTCTTGTGCGGCTGCCCCCCCGCTGCCTGGGACGCTGTGTGGGCGCAGGTGCCTGGGAGGTTCTGGAGGACCGTGTGGTCCCCCGTCTGGCAGGGCTCTGGGAGCAGGActcagcacctgcagctggTGCCCGTCTCCTCCCACCACGTCCTCGGCGCTGCTGACACGTGTCCCGCTCCTCAGCTGGACGTGAGCGGGTGGTAACCTGCTCAGGCGCCGGCACTCTGGGCTGGACGCTGAGCTCAGGCAGCTGGGAGTTGCAGGATGGGCTGGATGCTGCCTGACTAGCAGGACCAGAGCTGGTGTTGTCAGGTCCTGTAAAGCTGTCGGAAGGCACTGGTAGCTCctggctgggggtgctggggctggcaAGCTCAGACTTGGTGCTGGAGGCTGTAAGGAGAAGAGACAGGAAGCTCAGCAGGATGAACATGCAGCGCCAGGGCAGGACTGCCCTGGCTGCCCCAGGCTGCCATCCCTCGTGGGGCAGAGAGACTGTGGCAGGGCCACCCTGAGCACCCGCTGCCAGGCCTTGTCTGGCCCCAGTCCCGTGGCAAGGAGCTCTTTGCCTCTTACCAGTGCCCGCACCAGCGCAGGTGTCGCACTCCCATGTGTCTCTGCCGGCGGCCCAGAAGGAGCAGTTCCAGTGGGTGCCTTCTGcggcacaggagctgcagaggagcagccgCCAGCGCCTGGAGAAGCAAATGGGTTGCGGCTGTGAGGATGAAGAGAGccaaggcagggagcagctggcacGACTCTGGTGCTCCATCCTTGCTCCCGcagcctgtggtgaggctgagagcccacacagagctgcagaggattGCAGAGGTCACTCACCCCTCTTCCTGTGccctctccctgcctcccagGTAAATGCACATGCTGGCATCACAGCGGTTGTGCCTTTCTCGCAGCGGCTGGTATGCTGCGTCGTCCCACCACGATGGTCGTCTgccagagaagagagggaatgTGATGAGTCCCCGGTGCCCCAGGTGTGAGGCAGATCCAGGGCATCCCTGCTCATCCACCTTGAGCTCCttcccagcttctccatgaagctGAGACCAATGCTGGCAGGATGGCAAGGGACTGGGCCTGCTGGGGCAGTTCTTGGGCAGGTGCAGCACCCGTGCCTGAGTGTCTGCAGACCCAGGCAGAAGGACACCAACCTGACCGGAATTTGGATCCCCAGTGTGCTCATTTGGGATCGGAATCGCCCTTTTCCTCCGCAAACGGGGCAGAAGAAACGCATGGTGGCAGCGTGCAGGGCatgtttctgcaggagaagcacaagCGTGAGAGTGAGtggggctgggtgctgctgagcaccggCCGTGCCCACAGGGcgaggggagggctcctacccTGATGCAGCCCCGGTGGAACCAGGCCTGTTTGCACACCGGGCACACCATGGTGTGGTAGGACGTGCTGTCCCCCACGGGCTCCAGGCAGATGACACAGCTGGTGTTCTGAGATGGAGCTGCCTCCGCTGCCTGCCGAGGGCgatgctcccagcagaaggacctgggcaGGAGGGCAGAAGGGATGAGCGTGGGGAGAAGTGCTATGAGGAGGGCTGAGGACCAGGAAAGCGCGCCAGGCCTGGactctggctctggctctggctctggcagGGTGCTGGGAGGTGTCGCTGCTGTTCctgggaggaacagggagggacagcagcttggctgctgctgctgctgacagcccttacCTGTGCTGCCCAAAGTATTGGGTGATGCATTCCCCATCCTCAGTGCAGGGCAGATGGAAGCTGCGCTCGCAGCCGGTCTCCGCACAGGTGATGGCAGCTCCCCTCCCGCCACAGACAAAGCAGTtctggaaagagcagagcagcccccatCAGCGGTGGGCTCAGGGCCTCTGCGGACAGCCCCACTTCTCCAGGCAGGGCGCAGGGTGTAGGCACTGCTGCCTCacactctgcagagctgtctggCAGATGAGGCTCGTCTGCTATGGTGGGACTTTGTCCTGGAGCCGGTTGAAAGGGCAGCGATGGCTTTCTTTGGGCCCAGGCAAAGCCAGTGCCAGCCTCTGCCGGCACCAAGCTCCCGTTCCGTTCAGGTCctcaccttctgctctgccagctggACGGTGCGCTGGACAGCATTGATGGAGAAGCCAAAAATTCCCCCCATTGGGCTTCTCCATTCCAAAAGGCCATTGGCAAAGAACTGTAGGAGAGAAAAGGGCAGGATCTCGTGAGGCTGGATAGGAAGGGAGCATCCCAGGCAGGAGCCCTAGCCCTCGAGggaactcaccaagcagaaTTGGTGGGCACAGAGCCCATCGTTGGCAAATGTCTGCCCACAGATGTCTGGGTTGACCTGTGCCCGGCGGCACAGCACGCAcactggagaggaaggagagagcaaCCGTGAGCAGCGGTGAGCACCTGGCAGGGCCGGGTGTCCCTGGGGGCCATCCCCAGGGCTTGCTCCAGGCCTGCCATGCTGGCTGGGTGGAAGGGAGGGAGGCACTGTAGGCCCAGCAGTGTCAGcgggcagccacagcccaagctGTGCCCCCTGGCCAAGAAACGGAAGGACCCTGCCTGCCCGCAGCACTGGGTAGCCTCGGCCCgtcccttcctcccctcccagccacaggcagacccccagcagccctgtgcccgGCAGCGGGGAGCCGCGTGCAGGGATACGGTGCTCTCACCTGGCTCCCCAGAGTTGGGGGCCTCCTCCGTCCCTTTGGACATGATTGGCATCGACGACGAGAAACAAGAGAATCGCTGCTCTCTCCACGCCTCGCCAGGCCGCACTGAGCACGGCCCCAGCCCCgcagcctttgctctgctccccgCCCTGTGCGTCACAATGGCCGCTCCCTGACACCACTGTGACATCACGGCCACCATCTCACGGGGCTGAGGGCGCGGCACCCACACGGGAGGGCGGCAGCTCCTGTGGGCAGTGCAGAGCGATGGGCCCGGTGCTGCCATCAGCAGGGTGCTTGCATCAGCAGGGAGCTTGCATCAGCAGGGAGCAAGCATGGCCTCCATCAGGCCTTTCGCACAGCGCCCGTGCTGGGGCATTGCAGCAGAGTCTAGTAAAGGTCTGCGGGTCAACAGCACAGCCGGCGTTTCTAGTGCGTGTGCTGACCGACTTTCCATggtttgctctgtttttttaccctttctcctttatttttcgGGCCTGCTGCCCCTGTCACGGACACAGACATggagataactccgtgacagctCTCAGCCCGGTCATGGCTGTTACTCAGACACAGCTCCTCGCTATctccacttcctaacatagagggcaacaCCCTCTCCTCTCCTACcctgcctatcccttctgaagagccaGCAGGCCTCAGTCACAGTACGCCAGTTGTGAGATTCGTCCCACCACGTTTCCCTGATAGCAGCCAGATCATTATTTTCCAagcacacagaatcatagaataatagaatggcctgggt comes from Gallus gallus isolate bGalGal1 chromosome Z, bGalGal1.mat.broiler.GRCg7b, whole genome shotgun sequence and encodes:
- the LOC121108582 gene encoding PHD finger protein 7-like isoform X2, with the protein product MVAVMSQWCQGAAIVTHRAGSRAKAAGLGPCSVRPGEAWREQRFSCFSSSMPIMSKGTEEAPNSGEPVCVLCRRAQVNPDICGQTFANDGLCAHQFCLFFANGLLEWRSPMGGIFGFSINAVQRTVQLAEQKNCFVCGGRGAAITCAETGCERSFHLPCTEDGECITQYFGQHRSFCWEHRPRQAAEAAPSQNTSCVICLEPVGDSTSYHTMVCPVCKQAWFHRGCIRVGALPSPCGHGRCSAAPSPTHSHACASPAETCPARCHHAFLLPRLRRKRAIPIPNEHTGDPNSGQTTIVVGRRSIPAAARKAQPL
- the LOC121108582 gene encoding PHD finger protein 7-like isoform X1; this translates as MVAVMSQWCQGAAIVTHRAGSRAKAAGLGPCSVRPGEAWREQRFSCFSSSMPIMSKGTEEAPNSGEPVCVLCRRAQVNPDICGQTFANDGLCAHQFCLFFANGLLEWRSPMGGIFGFSINAVQRTVQLAEQKNCFVCGGRGAAITCAETGCERSFHLPCTEDGECITQYFGQHRSFCWEHRPRQAAEAAPSQNTSCVICLEPVGDSTSYHTMVCPVCKQAWFHRGCIRVGALPSPCGHGRCSAAPSPTHSHACASPAETCPARCHHAFLLPRLRRKRAIPIPNEHTGDPNSGQVGVLLPGSADTQARVLHLPKNCPSRPSPLPSCQHWSQLHGEAGKELKVDEQGCPGSASHLGHRGLITFPLFSGRRPSWWDDAAYQPLRERHNRCDASMCIYLGGRERAQEEG